The DNA window CTCTAGCCAGCTTCTCCATATCCGACTTCTTTATTCGTCTAACAGCCATTATTCCTTTTTTAGCTAGGAAATGTTGCGCCATATCGTCTATGCCTTTTTGGCAAAGAGCAACATTAGCTCCAGTTTTAGCGATTTTCTCAACCATTTCTTTCAAAATTCTTGTTTCTTCGTCGAGAAAAGCCTTCATTTGTGCTGGATCTCTAATCCTTATTTCAGCGCTTATCTCTGTTTTCTCTATCTCTAATGGTGTATCAAGTAAAGCTATTTTAGCATTCTCCACTCTTTTAGGCATTCCTGGATGAACAACTTCCTTATCTATAATTACACCTTTAATTAACTCTGTGTCAAAAATGCTTTTTCCTTCTTTTTTAATTAATTGAATATTATCTATATCAACGTAATAGCTTTCTCCTCTTTTTTCAGCTACCTGCCTAACAGCATCCATAGCTATCTCAGCTAAGTGTTCCCCAGCTCCTATAATGCTTTTGCTTCGCATAGATGTCATAGCAATTTTTTTAAGGGTTTCTCTATCGTTAAGATCTACTGAAACAGCAATTTCATTAAGGATTTCCACAGCTTTTTCAGCAGCTTTTTTATAACCGCTAACAATAATTGTTGGATGAATGTTTTCATTTAAAAGTTCTTCTCCATACCTTAAAAGTTCTCCAGCTAGTACTACGGCTGTTGTTGTTCCATCGCCTACTTCATCGTCTTGTGTTTTAGCTACTTCAACCATCATTTTAGCTGCTGGATGT is part of the Candidatus Bathyarchaeota archaeon genome and encodes:
- a CDS encoding TCP-1/cpn60 chaperonin family protein, which encodes HPAAKMMVEVAKTQDDEVGDGTTTAVVLAGELLRYGEELLNENIHPTIIVSGYKKAAEKAVEILNEIAVSVDLNDRETLKKIAMTSMRSKSIIGAGEHLAEIAMDAVRQVAEKRGESYYVDIDNIQLIKKEGKSIFDTELIKGVIIDKEVVHPGMPKRVENAKIALLDTPLEIEKTEISAEIRIRDPAQMKAFLDEETRILKEMVEKIAKTGANVALCQKGIDDMAQHFLAKKGIMAVRRIKKSDMEKLARATGGKIVTNLEDLKPSDLGECKLAEERKIGDDKMVFIEGCKDPKSVAILIRAGLERLVDEAERSLTDALSVIADVYEKNKVVAGGGAVEAELAKRLRDYAAKVGGREQLAIEAFAKSLEVIPKALAENSGLDPVDIMVSLRAAHENPDGKWMGVDVYTGKIEDMMKKGVIEPVKVKEQAIKSAVEAAAMILRIDDVIAAAKPPPTPSKKGEKEIPEE